One genomic segment of Hordeum vulgare subsp. vulgare chromosome 2H, MorexV3_pseudomolecules_assembly, whole genome shotgun sequence includes these proteins:
- the LOC123429890 gene encoding uncharacterized protein LOC123429890 — MHRLLLFCLVSSHLAVTAVMARQFPVFLVGGGATAADAPAASAFDASRLHVHSLLESSFAGSPMGSPDHGVRHGPFDRHFAGGKIILGGLAVAIIAAVFCYIRITRAKKIVEPKA; from the coding sequence ATGCATCGGCTGCTCCTCTTCTGCCTGGTGTCTAGCCATTTGGCGGTGACCGCCGTCATGGCGCGGCAGTTCCCCGTCTTCCTCGTCGGTGGTGGCGCCACGGCAGCAGACGCTCCTGCTGCTTCTGCTTTCGATGCTTCGCGTCTGCATgtgcactccctcttggagtccaGCTTCGCAGGGTCGCCGATGGGCTCGCCTGACCACGGCGTACGGCACGGCCCCTTCGACAGGCACTTCGCCGGGGGCAAGATCATACTCGGCGGCCTCGCTGTGGCCATCATCGCCGCGGTCTTCTGCTACATCCGCATCACGAGGGCCAAGAAGATCGTCGAGCCGAAAGCTTGA